ATGCAGTACTCCTGGCTGTCCTTCCTCACGCAGATCGCCGTTCTGCTCCTGCTCCTGGGGGTGCTTCACAAGCCCCTGGGTCTCTACCTGCATGCCGCGCTGGAGGGCCGTAAGGACTCCCGCGTGGAGCGGGTCCTCTTCCGCCTGTCCGGAGTGTCCTCGTCCCGTGAACAGGGCTGGCTCGGGTACACCCGCAGCGTGCTCGCGTTCTCGATCGTCTCCGTCCTGGTGATCTACCTGCTGCTGCGGCTCCAGGGGCTCTACACGCCCGGCGGCCCGGCCGCGGTGGACCCGTGGACGTCCATGAACACCGCCATCTCGTTCGTCACCAACACGAACTGGCAGGTGTACGTCCCGGAGACGACGCTCGGCTTCGGAGCCCAGATGGCCCTGCTGGCCGTGCAGAACTTCCTCTCCGCGGCGGTCGGCATCTGTGTGGCCGTGGCCCTCATGCGCGGCCTCACCCGCTTCGGCACCAGCCACCTGGGCAACTTCTGGGCCGACCTGGTCCGGATCACCCTCCGGGTGCTGCTTCCCCTCGCTGTGGTCGGCGCGCTCGTGCTCGTGGTGGCCGGCGTGGTCCAGAACTTCTGGAGCGGCACCGTGACCAACCCCTTCACCGGGGCGTCTCAGACCCTCCCGGGCGGTCCCGTCGCGAGCCAGGAGGCCATCAAGCTCCTGGGCACCAACGGCGGCGGCTACTTCAACGCCAACTCCTCCCACCCGTTCGAGAACCCGAACTCCTTCACCTCCCTCTTCGAGGTGTTCCTCATCCTCCTGATCCCCTCGGCGCTGCCGTATGTCTTCGGGCGCATGGCCGGCGACGCCCGTCAGGGCTACACGGTGCTCGGTGTGATGGGCGGCCTCTGGGCCCTCACGACGACGGCGATGGCCTGGGCTCTGGCCGCTTTCCCGGGTGCCGGCGAGGGTCTGGAGCAGCGCTTCGGCCCGGCGGCGAGCGGTGTGTTCGCCTCCGCCACCACGCTGACGTCCACGGGCGCCGTGAACGCGGCGCACGACTCCCTGCCACCCCTGGCCGGTGGCCTGGCCATGGTCAACATGATGCTGGGCGAAGTGGCTCCGGGCGGGGTGGGGTCCGGGCTGTACGGCATGCTGGTGATCGCCGTGGTCACGGTGTTCCTGGCCGGGCTCATGGTCGGCCGCACGCCCGAGTACCTGGGCAAGAAGGTCCAGGCCCGGCACATGACGCTCGCCGCGCTGTACCTCCTGGTGGTGCCCGTCCTGGTCCTGGTCCTGTCCGGCATCGCCGTGCTCGTCCCGGGGATCCTCTCCCAGGCGCCGGCCCAGGGACCCCACCAGTTCAGCGAGGTCCTGTACGCCTTCACCTCCGGCGCCAACAACAACGGCTCGGCGTTCGGAGGCATCACGAGCTCGGGTCCGGCGCTGTCCACCATGCTCGGCATCGCCATGTGGCTCGGGCGCTTCGTGGGCATCGTGCTGGTGCTCGCGCTGGCAGGCGCGTTCGTCACCCAGCCCCGCGTTCCGGCGTCGGCCGGCACGCTTCCCACCCACGGCGGCTTGTTCGCCGTCATGCTCAGCACCGTCGCGGTCCTGCTGACCGCGCTCAACTACCTCCCAGCGCTCGCGCTGGGCCCGCTCGCAGAAGGCACCCTGTCATGAAGACCGCATTCGACGACACCACCACCCGCCCCGCAGCCGCTCCCGCACCCCGCGAGGAGGAGCTCTCCGGCCACAGCTACAAGCGCCGCAGCAGCTGGGACCGCAAGACCCTGCTGGGCGCGGTGCCCCTGGCCCTGAAGAAGTTCTCGCCCCGGGCCATGGCGCACTCCCCGGTCATGTTCACCGTCCTGGTGGGCACGGCGGTCTCTCTCCTGGTCTGCGTGGGACAGTTCGTCTCGGGCTCGCCGGAGGCCGGGTTCAGCCTGGCCGTGACCGTGTGGCTGGCCCTCACCGTCCTCTTCGGCAACTACTCGGAAGCCCTCGCCGAAGGCCGCGGCAAAGCCCAGGCGGACAGCCTGCGCGCCAGCCGGGAAGGCCTGAAGGCCCGGAAGCTCCACGGGGCCGGCGAGGAGATCGTCGCGGCGTCCGAACTCCACCGGGGTGACCTGGTGGTGTGCGAGGCCGGGGACGTCATCCCCTCCGACGGCGAGATCGTGGAGGGCCTGGCGATGGTGGACGAATCCGCCATCACGGGTGAGTCCGCCCCTGTGGTCCGCGAGTCCGGCGGCGACCGCTCCGCCGTGACGGGCGGCACCACGGTGCTCTCCGACCGGATCGTGGTCCGCATCAGCGCCGAGCCGGGGGCGACCTTCCTGGACCGCATGATCTCCCTCGTGGAAGGCGCCGAACGCAAGCGCACCCCCAACGAGATCGCCCTGCACGTCCTGCTCGTCGCCCTCACCATCACGTTCCTGGTGGTGACGGTGACCCTGGTCCCGTTCTCGCAGCTCGCCGGGGCGGTGCCGAGCCCCATCGTCCTGGTGGCCCTCCTGGTCTGCCTCATCCCGACCACCATCGGCGCCCTGGTGCCGGCCATCGGCATCGCCGGCATGGACCGCCTGGTGCAGCACAACGTCCTGGCCACGAGCGGACGCGCCGTGGAGACGGCCGGGGACATCACCACCCTCATGATGGACAAGACGGGCACCATCACCTACGGCAACCGCCGGGCCGTCGAGTTCATCCCCGCCCCGGGAGTGGCTCGGGAGGAGCTGCTGGAGGCCGCACGGCTCTCCTCGCTCGCCGACGAGACACCGGAAGGCCGGTCCATCGTGGAGCTGGCCGAGAGTTCCGGCGCCGCCCCCGCGCAGGGGCGGCCCACGCTGGAGGACCTGTTCAGCGGTCCGGACGCGGCCGAAGCCGTGGAGTTCACCGCGTCGACGCGGATGAGCGGCCTGGACCACCGCGGAGTGAAGGTGCGCAAGGGAGCGGCGGCCGCCGTCGGGCGCTGGGCCGAAGACGGCGGCAGCGCGCTTCCCGGCGCGGTGGCCGCCACCGTGGAGGAACTCTCCCGGCGCGGCAGCACCCCGCTGGTGGTCGCACGGCAGGACGCCCGGGGCGGCGTGGAGGTGCTGGGCACCGTGGAACTGGCCGACGTGGTGAAACCCGGCATCGCCGAGCGGTTCTCCACGCTGCGCACCATGGGCATCCGCACCGTCATGATCACCGGCGACAACCCGCTGACCGCGGCGGCGATCGCCGAGCAGGCCGGGGTGGACGACTACCTCGCCGAGGCCACCCCCGAGGACAAACTGGCCCGAATCCACGCCGAACAGGCCGCCGGACGGCTCGTGGCCATGACCGGCGACGGCACCAACGACGCCCCGGCGCTCGCCGCCGCGGACGTGGGGGTCGCCATGAACTCCGGGACGCAGGCCGCCAAGGAGGCAGCGAACATGGTGGATCTGGACTCGGATCCCACCAAGCTCCTGGACATCGTGGCGATCGGCAAGCAGCTGCTCATCACGCGCGGTTCGCTCACCACCTTCTCCGTGGCGAACGACGTCGCGAAGTACTTCGCGATCATCCCGGCCCTCTTCACCGTGGCGTACCCGGGCCTCGGGCTGCTGAACATCATGGGCCTGCACTCGCCGCAGAGCGCGATCCTCTCCGCCGTGATCTTCAACGCCCTGGTGATCGTCGCCCTCGTGCCGCTCGCGCTCAAGGGCGTGAAGTACCGCGCCGTGAGCGCCCAGAACGCGCTGCGGCGCAATCTGCTGGTGTTCGGCGTCGGCGGCCTGATCGCGCCGTTCCTCGGCATCAAACTCATCGACCTCGTGGTGGCTCTGCTGCCCGGACTCGCGTAGGAGCACCTCATGACCGCGACATTGCGACAATTCCGCGTGGCCTTCGTCCTGCTGGCCCTGCTCACCGTCATCCTGGGTGGGCTGTACCCCCTGGCGGTCTTCGGGCTCGGCCAGGCGATCGCCCCGGCGCAGGCGAACGGCTCCGTGCAGAGCGTGAACGGCTCGCCCGCCGCTTCCTCGCTCCTCGCCCAGCCCGTGCCGGAGACGGACCGCCGGTTCTTCTTCCCGCGGCCCTCCGCCGTGACCTGGGACCCGAAGACGTCCTCGGCGACCAACCTCGCCCCCACGGCGGCGGCCTTGAAGGAGGCGAAGGACACGGCGCGCACCGCCGTCGCGAACCGGGAAGGGGTGGACCGTTCGGCGGTTCCGGAGGACGCCGTGACGTCCTCCGCCTCCGGCCTGGACCCGGACATCTCCCCCGCCTACGCGGCGCTGCAGGCGCCGCGCGTGGCCCGTGCCACGGGGCTGCCCCTGGCCGAGGTGCAGACCCTCATCCAGCAGTCGACCACCACCGGGGTCGAATCGCTCCTGGGCCAGGAGTCCGTCAACACCACGACGCTGAACCTGGCGCTGGGGAAGCGCCTGCAGACGGCGCCACCTCAGACCGGAAACCGCTAGTGGAACGCCCGGGAAGCCGTCCGCCGAGGACCACCCGCGCTGTGAGGATCGGCGCTGTTAGGATCGGCGCATGAGACGCGGCCGGTTGCGGGTGTTCCTCGGGGCGGCCCCGGGCGTCGGCAAGACGTACGCCATGCTGGAGGAGGCCCACCGGCTCCGGGCCGCCGGCGAAGACGTGGTGGTGGCCGTCGCCCTCGATCACGGTCGGCCGCAGACGGCGCGGCTGCTCGACGGACTCGAGACGGTGCCTCTCCGCCGCCACACGCACCGCGGCGCCGCGCTGGAGGAGATGGACCTCGACGCCGTGCTGGAGCGTGCGCCGGCGGTCGCCGTCGTGGACGAATACGCTCACAGCAACGCCCCCGGCTGCCGGAACGAGAAGCGCTGGGAGGACGTGGAGGAACTCCTGGCCGCGGGCATCGACGTGCTCTCCACCGTCAACGTGCAGCACCTCGCCTCCCTCCACGACGTGGTCCAGGCCATCACCGGCACGCGGCAGCAGGAGACCATCCCGGATGCGGTCGTGCGGCACGCGGACCAGATCGAGCTCGTGGACATCGCGCCGGAGCTGCTCCGACAGCGGCTGAGCCAGGGCGACGTCTACCCGGCCGAGAACATCGACGCCGCCCTCGCCAACTACTTCCGCCTCGGCAACCTCTCCGCCCTCCGCGAGATCGCCCTGATCTGGCTCGCCGACCGGGTGGACGAGGGCCTGGCCCGATACCGCGAACACCAGGGCATCGAGGGCACGTGGCCCGCGCGCGAACGGATCGTGGTGGGCCTGACCGGCGGGCCTGAGGGCGAGATCCTGCTCCGCCGGGCCGCCCGCATCCTCTCCCGCGTGAACGACGGCGACCTCCTGGCCGTGCACGTGCGCCGCGCCGACGGCCTGGACGACGGTTCTGCCGGCCGGCTGGGCGCACAGCAGCGCCTGGTGGAGGATCTCGGCGGCCGCTTCGTCCACGTCTCCGGCGAGGACGTCGCAGCGTCCCTCCTCGACTACGCCCGGGGCGCGAACGCCACGCAGATCGTCATCGGGGTGTCCCGGCACGGGCGGCTCCACCAGCTGCTCGGCACCGGCGTGAGCAACGCCGTGGTGCGCGGTTCCGGGGACATCGACGTCCACCTCGTGACCCATCCCTTCACCGGGCGCCAGGCGGCCCTGCCGACCGCCGCCCCCTCGCTCGGGCGGCTGCGGACCACGCTGGGATTCGTGCTGGCGCTCGTGGGGCCCCCGCTCATCACGTTGCTCCTGTCCCCGTTCCAAGGGCTCGACCTGGCCACCCATGTGCTGGCGCACCTGTGCGTGGTCATCGCGGTCGCCTTCGTGGGCGGGCTCAAACCGGCGGTCCCGGCGGCGATCCTGGATTCGCTGCTGCTCAACTTCTTCGTCACGCCGCCGGTGGACACGTTCACCATCTCCGATCCGCAGAATCTCTTCGCCCTGATCGTGTTCCTCGGGGTCGCGATCGCCGTCTCGCTGGTGGTGGGCCTGTCCGCCCGGCGCAGCGTGGAGGCCCGGCGCGCGCGGGCCGAAGCGGTCACGCTGAGTGAGCTCGCGTCGTCGTCGCTGGCCAGCGACCAGAGCCCGGCGGACTTTCTGCGGCAGGTGCGGCAGGAGTTCTCGCTGGAGTCGGTGTCCCTGTTCGAGCGGGACGGCTCACAGCCTGCGGGCGACGACGCCGGCTGGCGGCTGAGCGCCTCCACCGGCGCCGGCGCGCCCGGCAGTCCGGAGGAGGCCGGCACCGCGGAGGAGCTCACCCCCACCGCACTGCTGGCCTGGAACGGCCGGGTCCTCTCGGGCGGCGAACGGCGGCTGCTCCGGGCGTTCGAATCCCATCTGCTCGCGCTGCTGGAACGGGACCGGCTGGCCTTGAGCCTGGCGGACACCGTCAAGCTCGCGGAGGGCAACCGCATCCGGACATCCCTGCTGCAGGCCGCGTCCCACGACCTCCGCACGCCGCTGGCCGGCATCGGTCTGGCCGCCACGGCCCTGCGGCGTCAGCGCGGCAAGATGACGGCGGAGGAAGAGGAGGAGATGCTGGAGACGATCGAGAGCTGCAACCACCGGCTGGAATCGCTGATCGCCAATCTTCTGGACATGTCCCGGATCTCGGGAGACGCCGTCACCGTGCTCCACGAGCCGGTCTCCTGGCTGGAGGTCGTCCCGGAAGCGCTGTCCGGCGTCGGCGAGGGCCAGGTGCGGGTGGAGCTCGCCCCGAATCTCCCGCCGGTCGACGCGGACCGGGGCCTGCTGGAACGGGCCCTGGCGAACCTCGTGGA
Above is a window of Arthrobacter sp. Y-9 DNA encoding:
- a CDS encoding DUF4118 domain-containing protein, encoding MRRGRLRVFLGAAPGVGKTYAMLEEAHRLRAAGEDVVVAVALDHGRPQTARLLDGLETVPLRRHTHRGAALEEMDLDAVLERAPAVAVVDEYAHSNAPGCRNEKRWEDVEELLAAGIDVLSTVNVQHLASLHDVVQAITGTRQQETIPDAVVRHADQIELVDIAPELLRQRLSQGDVYPAENIDAALANYFRLGNLSALREIALIWLADRVDEGLARYREHQGIEGTWPARERIVVGLTGGPEGEILLRRAARILSRVNDGDLLAVHVRRADGLDDGSAGRLGAQQRLVEDLGGRFVHVSGEDVAASLLDYARGANATQIVIGVSRHGRLHQLLGTGVSNAVVRGSGDIDVHLVTHPFTGRQAALPTAAPSLGRLRTTLGFVLALVGPPLITLLLSPFQGLDLATHVLAHLCVVIAVAFVGGLKPAVPAAILDSLLLNFFVTPPVDTFTISDPQNLFALIVFLGVAIAVSLVVGLSARRSVEARRARAEAVTLSELASSSLASDQSPADFLRQVRQEFSLESVSLFERDGSQPAGDDAGWRLSASTGAGAPGSPEEAGTAEELTPTALLAWNGRVLSGGERRLLRAFESHLLALLERDRLALSLADTVKLAEGNRIRTSLLQAASHDLRTPLAGIGLAATALRRQRGKMTAEEEEEMLETIESCNHRLESLIANLLDMSRISGDAVTVLHEPVSWLEVVPEALSGVGEGQVRVELAPNLPPVDADRGLLERALANLVENAVKHAPDSGVVLVATPGGLLGPVLDGRPASELRVVDHGAGVAQERLAEMFQPFRQLDAQASGLGLGLAVARGFVEAMGGELTAEPTPGGGLTMVVRLPLYAGPHSHGIALGTREGQEEQA
- the kdpB gene encoding potassium-transporting ATPase subunit KdpB, which gives rise to MKTAFDDTTTRPAAAPAPREEELSGHSYKRRSSWDRKTLLGAVPLALKKFSPRAMAHSPVMFTVLVGTAVSLLVCVGQFVSGSPEAGFSLAVTVWLALTVLFGNYSEALAEGRGKAQADSLRASREGLKARKLHGAGEEIVAASELHRGDLVVCEAGDVIPSDGEIVEGLAMVDESAITGESAPVVRESGGDRSAVTGGTTVLSDRIVVRISAEPGATFLDRMISLVEGAERKRTPNEIALHVLLVALTITFLVVTVTLVPFSQLAGAVPSPIVLVALLVCLIPTTIGALVPAIGIAGMDRLVQHNVLATSGRAVETAGDITTLMMDKTGTITYGNRRAVEFIPAPGVAREELLEAARLSSLADETPEGRSIVELAESSGAAPAQGRPTLEDLFSGPDAAEAVEFTASTRMSGLDHRGVKVRKGAAAAVGRWAEDGGSALPGAVAATVEELSRRGSTPLVVARQDARGGVEVLGTVELADVVKPGIAERFSTLRTMGIRTVMITGDNPLTAAAIAEQAGVDDYLAEATPEDKLARIHAEQAAGRLVAMTGDGTNDAPALAAADVGVAMNSGTQAAKEAANMVDLDSDPTKLLDIVAIGKQLLITRGSLTTFSVANDVAKYFAIIPALFTVAYPGLGLLNIMGLHSPQSAILSAVIFNALVIVALVPLALKGVKYRAVSAQNALRRNLLVFGVGGLIAPFLGIKLIDLVVALLPGLA
- a CDS encoding potassium-transporting ATPase subunit C yields the protein MTATLRQFRVAFVLLALLTVILGGLYPLAVFGLGQAIAPAQANGSVQSVNGSPAASSLLAQPVPETDRRFFFPRPSAVTWDPKTSSATNLAPTAAALKEAKDTARTAVANREGVDRSAVPEDAVTSSASGLDPDISPAYAALQAPRVARATGLPLAEVQTLIQQSTTTGVESLLGQESVNTTTLNLALGKRLQTAPPQTGNR
- the kdpA gene encoding potassium-transporting ATPase subunit KdpA, whose protein sequence is MQYSWLSFLTQIAVLLLLLGVLHKPLGLYLHAALEGRKDSRVERVLFRLSGVSSSREQGWLGYTRSVLAFSIVSVLVIYLLLRLQGLYTPGGPAAVDPWTSMNTAISFVTNTNWQVYVPETTLGFGAQMALLAVQNFLSAAVGICVAVALMRGLTRFGTSHLGNFWADLVRITLRVLLPLAVVGALVLVVAGVVQNFWSGTVTNPFTGASQTLPGGPVASQEAIKLLGTNGGGYFNANSSHPFENPNSFTSLFEVFLILLIPSALPYVFGRMAGDARQGYTVLGVMGGLWALTTTAMAWALAAFPGAGEGLEQRFGPAASGVFASATTLTSTGAVNAAHDSLPPLAGGLAMVNMMLGEVAPGGVGSGLYGMLVIAVVTVFLAGLMVGRTPEYLGKKVQARHMTLAALYLLVVPVLVLVLSGIAVLVPGILSQAPAQGPHQFSEVLYAFTSGANNNGSAFGGITSSGPALSTMLGIAMWLGRFVGIVLVLALAGAFVTQPRVPASAGTLPTHGGLFAVMLSTVAVLLTALNYLPALALGPLAEGTLS